A genomic region of Lachnoclostridium edouardi contains the following coding sequences:
- a CDS encoding pseudouridine synthase has product MMIRLDKFLTETGSLTRSQAKEAAKKGRILVNGEAEKKTDRKIDPEKDEIVLDGKRISYAAYEYYMLNKPKGVVSATEDKKYPTVVQLIQDRKRTDLFPAGRLDIDTEGLLLITNDGELTHNLLSPKKHVDKVYLAEFEGVFPEDGKEQFQAGLILEDGVKTMPSHIIVNGNQARLTIKEGKFHQVKRMFQAVGCQVTYLKRLSMGSLTLDENLKPGEYRPLTNEEIESLKQQ; this is encoded by the coding sequence ATGATGATACGGCTGGATAAGTTTCTGACGGAAACAGGAAGCCTGACCAGAAGTCAGGCCAAGGAAGCAGCCAAAAAAGGCAGAATTCTGGTAAACGGAGAGGCGGAGAAGAAAACTGACAGGAAAATAGATCCGGAAAAAGATGAAATTGTGTTAGACGGAAAAAGAATCAGCTATGCAGCATACGAGTATTATATGCTGAACAAGCCAAAGGGAGTAGTCTCTGCCACTGAGGATAAAAAGTATCCTACAGTAGTTCAGCTGATTCAGGACAGAAAAAGAACAGATTTATTTCCAGCAGGCCGTCTGGATATTGACACAGAAGGCCTTCTTTTAATTACGAATGACGGCGAGCTGACCCACAATCTGCTGTCCCCTAAAAAGCATGTGGATAAAGTATATTTGGCTGAATTTGAAGGCGTATTTCCGGAAGACGGAAAGGAGCAGTTTCAGGCCGGGCTTATTTTAGAGGACGGCGTTAAAACTATGCCTTCCCATATTATTGTAAATGGAAATCAAGCTCGCCTGACTATCAAAGAGGGGAAGTTTCACCAGGTGAAAAGAATGTTTCAGGCAGTAGGCTGCCAGGTTACATACTTAAAACGTCTGTCCATGGGCTCCTTAACCTTGGATGAAAATTTAAAGCCCGGGGAATACAGGCCCTTAACGAATGAGGAAATAGAAAGCCTGAAACAGCAGTAA